A stretch of DNA from Brevibacterium ihuae:
CGGACTCATCAAGGACATGGATCGGAACCGATTCATCGTGTTCCGCTCGCTCACCCTGCTCCGGATGCTCGCGCTCGACCCCGCGATCGTCGACGAGGACGCCTATGCGGGGATCCCCTCGAGCAAGCTCGACGGTCTGCTCGAGAGCCTCGCGGAAGTCGTGGCGGAGGGGCACCGGGTCATCGTCTTCAGCCAGTTCACCTCATTCCTCACCCGGGTCGCAGAGCGCCTCGAGGAGGCGGGGATCGACCATTCCTACCTCGACGGGTCCACCCGGAACCGGGACTCCGTCATCACCGGGTTCAAGGACGGAGCGGCGCCCGTCTTCCTCATCAGCCTCAAGGCCGGCGGATTCGGGCTCACCCTCACCGAGGCCGACTACGTGTTCCTCCTCGACCCCTGGTGGAACCCGGCGGCGGAGGCGCAGGCGATCGACCGGACGCATCGGATCGGGCAGACGAAGAACGTCATGGTCTACCGGCTCGTCGCGCGTGACACCATCGAGGAGAAGGTCCTCGCCCTCCAGCGGAAGAAGGCCGAGCTGTTCACCGCGCTCATGGACGACGGCTCCGCCTTCAGCGAAGCGCTCACCGCCGACGACGTGCGCGACCTGCTGGGCGGGTGACTTCGACGACGGTCACGGCGCCGCCTCGCACGGGGCAATCGGGGTGTCCTCCGGCTACGATGGACCCGGGGCAAGGTTCCTTGTTCCCGGATCGCATGCGCCACGGCATGCCTCCCAGGAGAGGGGTCCGCCGGTGACCACTGCAGGGTTCGACTGCTGCGTCGTCGTACCGGCCCACGACGAGGAGGACCTCGTCGCCGGGACCCTCGAGTCGCTCCACGAGGCCGCGGCAGCTGCGGGTATCCGTCCCCGAATCATCGTCGTCGCCGATGCGTGCACGGATGCCACCGCCGCGATCTCCGCCCGTCTCGGAGCCGAGGTCGTCGAGACCGCCGCCCGCAGCGTCGGCGCGGCGCGGCGGGCCGGATTCGAGCACATCCTCGACCGCGCGAGCGCTCCCGGCACCGGCACGGCCCCCGCCGATGACGCGCTGTGGCTGGCGACGACCGACGCCGACAGCACCGTTCCGCTCACCTGGTTCTCCCGCCATCTCGCGTATCGCGATTCCGGGGCGGACCTCGTCGTCGGAACCGTGGTCCTCGAGCCCGGGCCGCCCGTCGACCCCGTCCACGAGCGGTGGGCGAGCGAGTACGCCCTCAAGATCGAGGCCGAGCGCCATCACCACATCCACGGCGCCAACCTCGGTTTCACTGCCGGCGCCTACCGCGCCCTGGGCGGATTCCGGGCGCTCCCGCTCCACGAGGACGTCGACCTCGTGCGCCGCGCGACCGCCTCCGACCTGTCGGTGGTCTGGGCGCTCGACATCCCGGTCACCACGTCCCGCCGCACCCACGGCCGCTCCCCCGGCGGCTTCTCCGACGACCTGAAGGCGATGGTTCCATGACCACCCGCACCCCCGGCCCTGCGAGCGCCGAACCCACGACCACGATCACTGCGGGCCCCCCGCGCGAGCCGGAGCCGCGGGGCGCGCTCGCCTCCCGGATCCGCACGGTCGACCTCCCGCTCCCGGGCCGCGGTGACACCCTCGCGCGGTGGGCGGGCCTCGCCCGGCTCACCAGGGAGGACATCGTCACCGGCAGGCTGGTCGAAGCGCACCTCGACGCCGCTGCGATCACCACCGACCTCGGCGCGCCCGAGCTCGTCGAGCCGGGATCCCATTGGGGGGTGTGGGCCGCGCAGCCGCCCCAGCCCCTCCTCACCGCGTCCGAAGGCTCTGCCGGGTGGGTGCTCGACGGCACCAAGCCGTGGTGCTCGGGCGCCTCGATGTGCACCCACGCCCTCGTCACCGCCACCACGAACCCCGGTTCCCCCAACTCCCCGGCTCAGATCGCGCTCTTCGCCGTCGACCTCCGGCAGTCCGGGGTCCGGGCGGTGCCGGACACGTGGCCGGCCGTGGGGATGGCGGCGAGCGACTCCGGCTGGGTCGAGTTCGAGTCGGTCCCGGCCCGGCGGCTCGGCAGCCACGCGGACTACCTCGATCGGCCGGGTTTCTGGCACGGCGGGGTCGGTGTGGCCGCCTGCTGGTTCGGCGGTGCGCGGGCCGTCGCGCAGACGCTGTTCGATCGGGCGCTGCGACCGAACGCATCCCCGCTCGTCCAGGCCCACGCCGGCGCGGCGGCCGCCGAGCTCGCCGCTGGATGGAGTCTCCTCGAGCACACGGCCGCGGTGTTCGACGCCGACCCGCACGACGACCGCGGACTGCTCATGGGCCGCGCCCTCATGGTCCGCACCCGCATCGACCGCATGGCCGCCGCCGTCATCGACCGGGTGGGGCGCGCTCTCGGCGCCGGCCCGCTGTGCTCGGACGGCGCACACGCCCAGCGCGTGGCCGACCTGAGCGTCTACATCCGCCAGACCCATGCCGAGGCCGACGAGGCGACCGTCGCCGCCGAGGTGCGCGGCCACGCCTACCGGACCGCCGGTCGCGACGAGGGGTCGGCGCCGGCAGGAGAGAGCGGATCCGGCGGCTCCGTCGCTCCGGTCGATGCGGTCGCACACTGGGATGCACTCATCGGTCTCGATTCGGCTCCGCTGCTCAGTGCCGAGAACTGAGGAGGGCACCGATGGCTGAGCACGACGCCGCCGCGGCGTTCTCAGGTGATGACGCGCCGCTCACCTCGGACGATGCCCTCGCCGCGTACGAGGCGGGCGTCCCGGACTGGGCCAGCGCACCGGACGACCGGGGGCGCTGGGCACCGGTGGACATGCCTGCGCTCGTCGTCGTCGCACCGCATCCCGACGACGAGATCGTCGGCGCCGGTGCGCTCATCGGCGCAGCCGTGCGCGCCGGGATCCCCGTCACCGTCGTCGCGGTGACCGACGGGGACGGGTCCCATCCGGCTGCCGCGATCCCGCCCGACGAGCTCGCCCGGATCCGCACCCGCGAATCCGAGGAGGCGCTGGCCGATCTCGCGACCCTGGCACCCGCCGGAGCCGCGGGGCAGCCCATCCGGCGCATTCGCCTCGGGCTGCCCGACGGCGGAGTGACCGGAGCGGAGGACCGGGCGGCGGACGGCATCGCTGCGGTGCTCGACGTCGCTCCCCCCGGCACCTGGGTCGCCGCGCCGGTGCGGGTGGACGGCCACCCGGATCATGATGCGAGCGGACGGGCGGCCCACCGCGCCGCCGCCCGCTACCCGAGCGTGCGCACCGTCGACTTCCCGGTCTGGCTGTGGCAGCACTCGACACCGGGCGAGCATCCGGAGGTGGAGTGGGACGCAGCCCGGGCGATCGACGTCGACGAGGAGCTGATCGAGGCGCGGTACCGCGCGATGAGCCGGTTCCGGTCCCAGATCAGCCTCGACCACGGGGTGCCCGTCGACCGGTCCGGAGAGGACCCGGAGACCTCGGTCGTGCTGCCGCCCCGCGTCCGCGCGCGCATGCTGCGCCGCCGGCAAGTCGTGTTCCCGCATCCGGCCGGCGCCTTCGCGGCGCTCTACCGCTCGGGTGAGGATCCGTGGAATCTGGCCGACCGGTGGTACGAGGAGCGGAAGTACGCCCTCACGCTCGCTCTGCTGCCCAAGCGCCGGTTCCGCCGCGGGTACGAGCCGGGATGCTCGATCGGCGTCCTCACCGCACAGCTCGCCCCGCGCTGCGAGGAGCTCATCGCCGCCGACATCATCCCGCAGGCGATCGAGACCGCCCGTGCCCGGGTCGAGCATCCGGCGGTCGAGTTCCGGGTCGGCGGGATCGGCGACTGGCCCGAGGGCGAGTTCGACCTCATCGTGCTCAGCGAGCTCGCCTACTACCTCGGGGACGAGGAGTTCGCGACAGCGAGCGACCGGGCGGCCCGCTCGCTCGCGGACGACGGCGTGCTCGTCGCCGCCCACTGGCGCCACCCGATCCCCGGCGCCTACCGCGAGGCCGAGGCGATCCACGCCGCGCTAGCCGCACAGGCGGGGTGGGTGCGCCACGCCTCCTACCGCGACGCCGACGTCCTCATCGAGACCTTCGGACCGCCCGGACCGAGCGTCGCGGAGGCGGAGTTCCTCAGCGCGGACTAGGGGCCAGCACCCGGCTCACCCGGCAGCGGGGCGTGGGGACAGGACCGTCCTCCGCCTCGGCCCCTCCCCGGTCAGCGGCCCCTCCCCGGACGGCGGCGCACCAGCGGTATCTCCCGCATTCCGACGAGCCCGGTCCCGGCTGTCGAGATCCCATGCCATCGGCTCTGTCCGAACCCGATGCGAGCGCCTATCGTCGGTGATGAGGCGCGCCGGAGCGGCCACGCTGCGTCGGCGGTCCCGGCGCCGGCACGGAGGAGGCCCGATGTCATTATCGTTCGCGTTCGACACCCTGTCCTAGGGCCTCGCGCACCTGCGGGAGCTCTACACCGAGCTCCATCGACATCCCGAACTCAGCTCCGAGGAGCACGCGACGGCCGGACGCATCGCCGAGGAGCTCGAGCGCATCGGTTGCACAGTGCACCGGGTCGGCGACACCGGCGTCGTCGGGGTGATCGAGAACGGCACCGGTCCCACGGTGCTCGCCCGCGCCGACATCGACGCCCTGCCGGTCGCCGAGGACACCGGCCTCGAGTACGCGTCTGAGGTCCCGGGCGTCATGCACGCGTGCGGCCACGACATGCACATCGTCTGCCTCCTCGGCGCCGCGGAGCAGCTCGCGCAGGCGCGGGATGCGTGGTCGGGCACCTACATCGCCCTCTTCCAGCCCGCGGAGGAGACGGCCGCCGGTGCGAAGGCGATGCTCGACGCGGGCCTCTCCGCGGTGATCCCGGTCCCCGATGTCGCTCTCGCCCAGCACGTCATGCCCACCGAGGTCGGCACGATCGGCACCACCGCCGGCCCCGTCCTGTCCGCGGGCGACTCCCTCAAGGTCACCGTGCACGGACGCGGCGCGCACGGGTCGATGCCGCACAATTCTATCGACCCGGTCGTCCTCGCGTCCTCGATCGTCCTCCGGCTGCAGACGATCGTGTCGCGGGAGGCGCGGCCGGGGCAGTTCGCCGTCGTGACGGTCGGTGCGCTCAATGCCGGCTTCAAGTCGAACATCATCCCCGACCGCGCGGAGCTGCTCCTCAATCTCCGCACC
This window harbors:
- a CDS encoding bifunctional PIG-L family deacetylase/class I SAM-dependent methyltransferase produces the protein MAEHDAAAAFSGDDAPLTSDDALAAYEAGVPDWASAPDDRGRWAPVDMPALVVVAPHPDDEIVGAGALIGAAVRAGIPVTVVAVTDGDGSHPAAAIPPDELARIRTRESEEALADLATLAPAGAAGQPIRRIRLGLPDGGVTGAEDRAADGIAAVLDVAPPGTWVAAPVRVDGHPDHDASGRAAHRAAARYPSVRTVDFPVWLWQHSTPGEHPEVEWDAARAIDVDEELIEARYRAMSRFRSQISLDHGVPVDRSGEDPETSVVLPPRVRARMLRRRQVVFPHPAGAFAALYRSGEDPWNLADRWYEERKYALTLALLPKRRFRRGYEPGCSIGVLTAQLAPRCEELIAADIIPQAIETARARVEHPAVEFRVGGIGDWPEGEFDLIVLSELAYYLGDEEFATASDRAARSLADDGVLVAAHWRHPIPGAYREAEAIHAALAAQAGWVRHASYRDADVLIETFGPPGPSVAEAEFLSAD
- a CDS encoding acyl-CoA dehydrogenase family protein translates to MTTRTPGPASAEPTTTITAGPPREPEPRGALASRIRTVDLPLPGRGDTLARWAGLARLTREDIVTGRLVEAHLDAAAITTDLGAPELVEPGSHWGVWAAQPPQPLLTASEGSAGWVLDGTKPWCSGASMCTHALVTATTNPGSPNSPAQIALFAVDLRQSGVRAVPDTWPAVGMAASDSGWVEFESVPARRLGSHADYLDRPGFWHGGVGVAACWFGGARAVAQTLFDRALRPNASPLVQAHAGAAAAELAAGWSLLEHTAAVFDADPHDDRGLLMGRALMVRTRIDRMAAAVIDRVGRALGAGPLCSDGAHAQRVADLSVYIRQTHAEADEATVAAEVRGHAYRTAGRDEGSAPAGESGSGGSVAPVDAVAHWDALIGLDSAPLLSAEN
- a CDS encoding amidohydrolase — translated: MRELYTELHRHPELSSEEHATAGRIAEELERIGCTVHRVGDTGVVGVIENGTGPTVLARADIDALPVAEDTGLEYASEVPGVMHACGHDMHIVCLLGAAEQLAQARDAWSGTYIALFQPAEETAAGAKAMLDAGLSAVIPVPDVALAQHVMPTEVGTIGTTAGPVLSAGDSLKVTVHGRGAHGSMPHNSIDPVVLASSIVLRLQTIVSREARPGQFAVVTVGALNAGFKSNIIPDRAELLLNLRTYDTELRERIMATIERIVRGECEAAGSPREPEFEYYDQFPLTDNDAEVNEKVTRAFVDEFGEDRVYETDPYTASEDFSRIPDAFGIPYTYWTVGSVPSEKYRAAVEKGTVAADIPANHSPFFAPAIDPTLETGIRAHAVAALAYLRK
- a CDS encoding glycosyltransferase; this translates as MTTAGFDCCVVVPAHDEEDLVAGTLESLHEAAAAAGIRPRIIVVADACTDATAAISARLGAEVVETAARSVGAARRAGFEHILDRASAPGTGTAPADDALWLATTDADSTVPLTWFSRHLAYRDSGADLVVGTVVLEPGPPVDPVHERWASEYALKIEAERHHHIHGANLGFTAGAYRALGGFRALPLHEDVDLVRRATASDLSVVWALDIPVTTSRRTHGRSPGGFSDDLKAMVP